In one window of Lampris incognitus isolate fLamInc1 chromosome 3, fLamInc1.hap2, whole genome shotgun sequence DNA:
- the spata6 gene encoding spermatogenesis-associated protein 6 isoform X2 yields the protein MTSDKKLSFSRERQKYLKCTVYLDIQAIRTNPGVMLPRQEDVYLSVCIMGQYKKTHCLPPNFPLLFHHKMVFVKTFLDVVDPADVSDLLDSDTTSFELIQLVPPEGEILATLVENTRGFIYPGPRLTSRNGVPEREMVMKKSPSFPGICPKLEFSTTAVIEESGWRDSWPTSPQRERKERRQSQTVARSSNNSGYQRPTVASTARALSPYTHRRMCQLSEDASQRLSHLQLGPHCFRKETERQPPFLVSGCRNVSVMETPCSRHVSSPKTSSLYHSHLASFTADHTDPSLLGSYRPKPAKWGSVRPSLSPETPFKHEAVIRTPTKGTASAPSKPGASSCRSPLMVSKSTLRERFHSIQSSPSQWEQIHHRVQKILQTHGTNWKPRQAEEERMADPCDSQILQERETEEETSLYLDNRALCSKGTSCHTDGPHRAVFEDSLGKIYKNMYRRASSIY from the exons ATGACTTCAGATAAGAAGCTTTCGTTCTCCAGAGAGCGACAGAAATATCTAAAATGTACCGTCTACTTGGACATACAGGCT ATCAGAACAAATCCAGGAGTGATGCTACCCCGTCAGGAGGACGTCTACCTCAGTGTGTGCATCATGGGCCAGTACAAGAAGACTCACTGCCTGCCCCCTAACTTTCCTTTGCTCTTTCACCACAAAATGGTCTTTGTCAAG ACTTTCCTAGATGTGGTTGACCCTGCAGATGTCTCTGACCTTCTAGATT CTGACACCACGTCTTTTGAGCTGATTCAGCTGGTGCCTCCAG AGGGTGAAATCCTTGCCACGTTGGTGGAGAACACCAGGGGTTTCATTTATCCAGGACCCAGACTGACCTCTAGAAACGGAGTACCGGAGAGGGAGATGGTGATGAAGAAATCTCCCTCCTTCCCT GGAATCTGCCCCAAACTGGAGTTTTCTACCACAGCTGTCATTGAGGAGAGTGGTTGGAGAGACAGCTGGCCCACCTCACCA caaagagaaagaaaggagaggagacAGTCTCAGACTGTGGCTAGGTCCTCTAACAACTCAGGATACCAGCGGCCCACAGTGGCCTCCACAGCCCGTGCCCTGTCCCCTTACACCCACCGCAGAATGTGCCAGCTGTCAGAGGATGCCAGCCAGAGGCTCAGCCACCTACAGTTGGGACCGCACTGCTTCCggaaagagacggagagacagccACCTTTCTTG GTGTCTGGATGCCGTAATGTCTCTGTGATGGAGACTCCCTGCTCAAGGCATGTGTCCTCTCCCAAAACCAGTAGCCTGTATCACAGTCACCTTGCCAGCTTCACAGCTGATCACACAG ATCCCTCTCTCCTGGGAAGCTACAGACCAAAACCAGCCAAA TGGGGATCTGTAAGGCCCTCGTTGTCTCCAGAAACCCCATTTAAGCATGAAGCAGTGATCAGGACCCCAACCAAAGGCACTGCATCAGCACCATCAAAACCCGGCGCATCAAGCTGTCGAAGCCCCCTGATGGTCAGCAAGTCTACCCTGAGAGAAAG GTTCCACAGCATTCAGTCCAGTCCATCCCAGTGGGAGCAAATTCACCACCGAGTCCAGAAGATTTTGCAGACCCATGGAACAAACTGGAAACCCAGA CAAGCTGAAGAGGAGAGGATGGCTGATCCCTGCGACAGTCAAATCCTCCAGGAAAG AGAGACTGAAGAAGAGACGTCTCTTTACCTGGATAACAGAGCCTTGTGTAGCAAAGGGACATCCTGTCACACAGATGGCCCCCATAGAGCTGTGTTTGAGGACAGCCTAGGTAAAATCTACAAAAACATGTACAGGAGGGCCTCTAGCATCTATTAA
- the spata6 gene encoding spermatogenesis-associated protein 6 isoform X1: MTSDKKLSFSRERQKYLKCTVYLDIQAIRTNPGVMLPRQEDVYLSVCIMGQYKKTHCLPPNFPLLFHHKMVFVKTFLDVVDPADVSDLLDSDTTSFELIQLVPPEGEILATLVENTRGFIYPGPRLTSRNGVPEREMVMKKSPSFPGICPKLEFSTTAVIEESGWRDSWPTSPPSCLSLRRLSSSPSGPSFTKISLSSSPKQNLRSPVSWQHGREDDGKCCSSKSRNEKRSSKARIAEPASLSPSCQQSLFLSLSDHHEQRERKERRQSQTVARSSNNSGYQRPTVASTARALSPYTHRRMCQLSEDASQRLSHLQLGPHCFRKETERQPPFLVSGCRNVSVMETPCSRHVSSPKTSSLYHSHLASFTADHTDPSLLGSYRPKPAKWGSVRPSLSPETPFKHEAVIRTPTKGTASAPSKPGASSCRSPLMVSKSTLRERFHSIQSSPSQWEQIHHRVQKILQTHGTNWKPRQAEEERMADPCDSQILQERETEEETSLYLDNRALCSKGTSCHTDGPHRAVFEDSLGKIYKNMYRRASSIY, encoded by the exons ATGACTTCAGATAAGAAGCTTTCGTTCTCCAGAGAGCGACAGAAATATCTAAAATGTACCGTCTACTTGGACATACAGGCT ATCAGAACAAATCCAGGAGTGATGCTACCCCGTCAGGAGGACGTCTACCTCAGTGTGTGCATCATGGGCCAGTACAAGAAGACTCACTGCCTGCCCCCTAACTTTCCTTTGCTCTTTCACCACAAAATGGTCTTTGTCAAG ACTTTCCTAGATGTGGTTGACCCTGCAGATGTCTCTGACCTTCTAGATT CTGACACCACGTCTTTTGAGCTGATTCAGCTGGTGCCTCCAG AGGGTGAAATCCTTGCCACGTTGGTGGAGAACACCAGGGGTTTCATTTATCCAGGACCCAGACTGACCTCTAGAAACGGAGTACCGGAGAGGGAGATGGTGATGAAGAAATCTCCCTCCTTCCCT GGAATCTGCCCCAAACTGGAGTTTTCTACCACAGCTGTCATTGAGGAGAGTGGTTGGAGAGACAGCTGGCCCACCTCACCA CCTTCTTGTCTTTCTTTGAGGAGGCTGTCATCATCCCCgtcaggacccagcttcactaaAATATCCCTATCTTCATCACCTAAGCAAAACCTTCGGTCTCCAGTCAGCTGGCAGCATGGGAGAGAGGATGATGGGAAATGTTGTTCCTCAAAGAGCAGGAATGAGAAAAGAAGCTCTAAAGCTAGAATTGCAGAGCCTGCATCATTGTCACCATCATGTCAACAGTCTCTCTTTTTGTCCCTCTCTGACCACCATGAgcaaagagaaagaaaggagaggagacAGTCTCAGACTGTGGCTAGGTCCTCTAACAACTCAGGATACCAGCGGCCCACAGTGGCCTCCACAGCCCGTGCCCTGTCCCCTTACACCCACCGCAGAATGTGCCAGCTGTCAGAGGATGCCAGCCAGAGGCTCAGCCACCTACAGTTGGGACCGCACTGCTTCCggaaagagacggagagacagccACCTTTCTTG GTGTCTGGATGCCGTAATGTCTCTGTGATGGAGACTCCCTGCTCAAGGCATGTGTCCTCTCCCAAAACCAGTAGCCTGTATCACAGTCACCTTGCCAGCTTCACAGCTGATCACACAG ATCCCTCTCTCCTGGGAAGCTACAGACCAAAACCAGCCAAA TGGGGATCTGTAAGGCCCTCGTTGTCTCCAGAAACCCCATTTAAGCATGAAGCAGTGATCAGGACCCCAACCAAAGGCACTGCATCAGCACCATCAAAACCCGGCGCATCAAGCTGTCGAAGCCCCCTGATGGTCAGCAAGTCTACCCTGAGAGAAAG GTTCCACAGCATTCAGTCCAGTCCATCCCAGTGGGAGCAAATTCACCACCGAGTCCAGAAGATTTTGCAGACCCATGGAACAAACTGGAAACCCAGA CAAGCTGAAGAGGAGAGGATGGCTGATCCCTGCGACAGTCAAATCCTCCAGGAAAG AGAGACTGAAGAAGAGACGTCTCTTTACCTGGATAACAGAGCCTTGTGTAGCAAAGGGACATCCTGTCACACAGATGGCCCCCATAGAGCTGTGTTTGAGGACAGCCTAGGTAAAATCTACAAAAACATGTACAGGAGGGCCTCTAGCATCTATTAA
- the dnttip2 gene encoding deoxynucleotidyltransferase terminal-interacting protein 2, with protein sequence MVATRTGVRVYSATRENTDECSGVPATPSICPRTRSGANQGQTPAQEKAGSQLDEMSSMRRCSRASRRHSPEQPSTSVGSCHEVDVSDLDSCDSAVSDTEIPITWTRGRRRQLLVLSQEEEETPEVESCLSVVSALKGDRSTHRSTRSMRKKIPESSDPVHAEVGDVEAESCGSVMLDSQRVTRNERRSACTRSSAKQQNEDLEASDADSCTSSILGGEVSSPTTSRATRYGRRAAITQLIPVQLDEASEGSRSPAPSMQRTRAAKAKVAASVIVNESQACDLDGLESVPRVTEQRMTRSRTKAKHLGQTAAMDSDSELTEVHSPQCRSGSAQDRGTPCSSRKGSGSSGRAVRATRLSAKAVTGTLESVEGRRPAVSTPIKPSALLHVRCQSVLEPADEGDELNGSKFEGKVITDPDCMMLEEDATLTLQEEDQESSVMGTEPTATDITPEEAEVVEVGHRGSVMVSITASQVSTDTTEKGTGEAGMRVEDETNSTADPQVSLSHFVTVSDPAVTAADQQREPSTENADGDASEMELSQEKPSAEPLQPHQSVTVAICENTATAEATEETKEEEPATDIGDAGTHTDALASQTEKLQDELSDGAAESLPDGEEEMEVSTSTKAQQLVGSSEVSPSPTEPESVQAKAIKVTSSQDQKVTVEPSPEQNPKNSKGFFQTTGISLLDSSDDEDKDMDMDLDEDVERNECSGEEEEVDHEDMGVTEDKGAGPSRKSELAAASVEGLFMIDMRPGQEANEQYYLDDLNEKRGLLEEEGMEQEEDEFVDEEVDDDNDDEDAQILFSSRNPQQKELSSRIDPGLRVKELGGLYVNFDGSKSKPVSSSLEKLQDEVMKKSVIGPDFEKKDAVPPYIGSKKALKLKHKAEREKTTGDGWFNMKAPELTQELKGDLKLLKMRGSLDPKRFYKKNDRDGFPKYFQVGTVVDNPVDFYHSRIPKKARKGTMVEELLVDAEFRRNNKKKYQQIMAEKAAHGAGKRNKKNKKLKMK encoded by the exons ATGGTGGCCACTAGGACGGGAGTACGCGTGTACTCTGCAACGAGAGAAAACACGGACGAATGCTCCGGTGTTCCA GCCACACCGTCCATCTGTCCAAGAACCAGAAGTGGTGCAAATCAAGGGCAGACTCCTGCCCAGGAGAAGGCCGGCAGCCAGCTGGATGAGATGTCCTCAATGAGAAGATGCAGCCGGGCTTCCAGACGTCATAGTCCAGAGCAGCCCTCCACCTCTGTGGGCTCCTGCCATGAAGTAGATGTGTCGGACCTGGACTCCTGCGACTCTGCTGTGTCTGACACCGAAATTCCTATCACATGGACACGAGGGAGGAGGAGACAGCTTCTTGTGCTGagtcaggaagaggaggagacgcCAGAGGTGGAATCGTGTCTGTCAGTGGTGTCCGCTTTGAAGGGGGACCGTAGCACACACCGGAGCACAAGAAGCATGAGGAAAAAAATTCCGGAAAGCTCTGATCCTGTCCACGCTGAGGTGGGTGATGTAGAAGCAGAGTCCTGTGGCTCTGTAATGTTGGACTCCCAGAGGGTCACCAGGAATGAGAGGAGAAGCGCTTGCACCAGGTCATCAGCTAAACAGCAGAATGAAGACCTGGAGGCCTCGGATGCAGACAGTTGCACATCCAGCATACTGGGAGGCGAGGTGTCCAGCCCCACCACCAGCAGAGCTACTAGATATGGGAGGCGTGCTGCCATTACACAACTTATCCCCGTGCAGTTAGATGAAGCCTCCGAAGGCTCCCGGTCTCCTGCTCCAAGCATGCAGAGGACCAGGGCTGCAAAAGCGAAGGTGGCAGCTTCTGTCATTGTCAATGAGTCCCAGGCCTGTGACTTGGACGGGCTTGAATCTGTGCCCAGGGTGACAGAGCAGAGGATGACTCGTAGCCGAACCAAGGCCAAACATCTGGGTCAAACGGCAGCCATGGACTCAGACTCTGAGCTGACGGAAGTTCATTCTCCACAGTGCAGATCTGGCTCGGCGCAGGACAGAGGGACACCCTGCAGCAGCCGTAAAGGTTCTGGGAGCAGTGGCCGAGCTGTTCGGGCCACCAGGCTCTCAGCCAAGGCTGTCACTGGTACCCTGGAGAGTGTTGAGGGCAGGCGGCCAGCTGTATCAACGCCCATCAAGCCGAGTGCCCTGCTGCATGTCCGGTGTCAGAGTGTGTTGGAACCGGCTGACGAGGGCGATGAATTGAATGGCTCGAAGTTTGAAGGTAAAGTGATTACTGATCCAGACTGCATGATGCTGGAGGAAGATGCAACGCTAACTTTACAAGAAGAGGATCAGGAAAGTAGTGTGATGGGTACAGAACCCACAGCAACCGATATTACACCGGAAGAGGCTGAAGTGGTAGAAGTAGGGCATCGAGGGAGTGTGATGGTATCTATCACTGCCTCTCAAGTGTCTACAGACACAACAGAAAAGGGAACAGGAGAGGCTGGAATGCGTGTAGAAGATGAGACGAACTCCACAGCAGATCCCCAGGTCTCTCTCAGTCACTTTGTAACGGTGTCAGATCCTGCAGTAACAGcagcagatcagcagagggagccGTCTACTGAGAATGCAGATGGCGACGCCTCAGAGATGGAACTGAGTCAAGAGAAGCCATCAGCAGAGCCATTACAACCACATCAATCAGTTACAGTGGCAATATGTGAAAATACTGCTACCGCTGAAGCGACAGAAGAGACGAAAGAAGAAGAGCCAGCCACAGACATCGGCGATGCGGGCACCCACACAGATGCCCTTGCATCACAGACAGAAAAGCTGCAAGATGAGCTTTCAGATGGGGCTGCTGAATCACTGCCTGATGGAGAGGAGGAAATGGAGGTTAGCACAAGTACAAAAGCTCAGCAGTTGGTTGGCTCAAGTGAAGTATCACCTTCCCCTACAGAGCCCGAATCAGTGCAGGCCAAGGCCATTAAGGTGACGTCCAGCCAGGACCAGAAAGTCACAGTGGAGCCCAGTCCTGAACAGAATCCCAAAAACTCAAAAGGTTTTTTCCAGACAACAGGAATCAGCCTGCTGGACAGCAGTGACGATGAGGACAAGGACATGGACATGGACTTGGATGAAGATGTAGAGCGGAATGAGTGTtctggagaggaagaggaggttgATCATGAAGATATGGGGGTTACAGAGGACAAGGGAGCAGGGCCCTCCAGGAAGTCCGAGCTGGCTGCTGCATCAGTTGAAGGACTGTTTATGATTGACATGCGGCCCGGGCAAGAGGCCAATGAACAGTATTACTTGGATGATCTGAATGAGAAAAGGGGGCTCCTAGAAGAAGAGGGaatggagcaagaagaggatgAGTTTGTGGATGAAGAGGTAGATGATGATAACGATGATGAAGATGCACAAATTCTCTTCTCGAGTAGAAATCCTCAACA GAAAGAGTTGTCCAGCCGTATTGACCCAGGCCTCAGAGTGAAGGAGCTTGGGGGATTATATGTCAATTTTGATGGCAGCAAATCAAAACCTGTCTCCAGCTCCCTGGAAAAACTCCAAGATGAG GTGATGAAGAAGAGTGTGATTGGTCCAGACTTTGAGAAGAAGGATGCTGTACCTCCATACATTGGATCCAAAAAGGCCTTAAAATTGAAACACAAA gctgagagagagaaaacaacagGAGACGGTTGGTTCAACATGAAGGCCCCTGAGCTGACCCAGGAGCTGAAAGGAGACCTCAAACTCCTGAAGATGAGAGGCTCCTTGGACCCCAAGAGATTTTACAAGAAGAATGACAGAGATGGCTTTCCTAAATACTTCCAG GTTGGTACTGTAGTGGACAATCCAGTGGATTTCTATCATTCCCGAATTCCCAAGAAAGCGAGGAAAGGGACCATGGTCGAGGAGCTGCTGGTTGATGCCGAGTTCAGACG CAACAACAAGAAGAAATACCAGCAGATCATGGCAGAGAAAGCGGCACATGGAGCTGGCAAAAGgaacaagaaaaacaagaaacTCAAGATGAAATAA